The Colletes latitarsis isolate SP2378_abdomen chromosome 1, iyColLati1, whole genome shotgun sequence genome has a segment encoding these proteins:
- the Fancd2 gene encoding fancd2 isoform X1, with product MDKRKLKFKGGLHKNLIGSQISSKNGTPETKTQNNRPSTSKTLLLSGKTFSSQSQSKSSNDETFSNSSKSFKEEGSVHNIKTSKKDTSSRKRKLSNLNESRNKDDDDDNDFGLPLAESTILKKKRDDSNIVQTECENVNRKSTLINSSITLQNNVSVTSNTQCKFVEFLQESGIKLNPIAPHMLSKDIVIVRQKMRELLNSKKYEKTKLIDLMEKYFENEQNFENALINMELFVNNEVSHVLHNSSLIKILLQVSELHPEIYSSLLTKLNESILMVDSIETLPWTTSLLQQFRFLDVVTNSDTLTNSLEQLLESCPTWFQSELILVLPDIVTDKQHQTVAEILDKVLEENPEITSLILNCMSNLNLGKEYLDEYKNKILNLLKTNIKTNAIPAVVKFVLEDCSNMDIFKKTLTVLRNIDIQPLIGEKVVECYQNQLNIVNALKMNMLLSKNIVNTTITVIKDITQDPKPLDVILLLLIFSITEIKRKNVETIFKQHIRSGFYRASLFSSLYNDYKQVIQELQPAALQLSSNLLKSDERVFIDFAIDWFRLQFICHKENVFKQREILERIIFLMGDNDQTVKNALAFLCKMVTTEEERQCLAPHCNHLRILLEKMDNLGLEEVGTLNDLLQNLCINSSSISDALRDDLFILLQKQLSNFKPLIKCKGVLGAVMAIKHLMKKAETSNTAYNLFKTALNNVKNCPRSQALFYDQLTSIISQTQETDIEFITKLSNYIEEEFINTNMIEKLCYSGELEAKFGLNRAEDEPQNCVLTFENKKYGAIVPILFKLLRTCCARLSKNGNLNAIDSLLGCAILMPQNFDIAENSIMDLIICCINWFREVINGFVMQKDSLLRKQVVKRLDNLIYLQTELSTLFSLCDTKYQPSPCYFHHFPVPQFIKIEKKVGKKGKKRKKGSEDKSVNLSEITSWELGSLICSKNPMYFRRLDATIIHLLDIKPELNSIQSIDHSISVKQVCFIIKELLGIFEHDNSENFVRDLIELLPKICSKLGDIVDTLRESSDDQNKEAARLLLCLLTKIFNWKGFESVTYNLLLRDGLRTLACQVDKNNGMLRSCKELVTESCKYFESLSDIATQISLAITLINMCQSLMKHSESYTKENKEKYAKMAFGFLSLQWPEDKQFSPQYKIAVIGLLNSWIDNEPLPLNTATQILEWLPDETSKLVKPQDCLSRIPSIKRNNFHFLFKKIFDGLINGVKVALPLINRDPKRIELWFEVAANVQKLVQISKTLTTKNNILIFMKHMPMLLKYFLNFGMPILEYNLKYQTDDVTKILKMMQGGTRYLHTICCDSAEKKDLTLTKHIPAAKSVLERLLYSVKGMLVLNNSPAAFWMGNLLNKNLEGQEILSQSVSSEGSTLPNSDITDDLANVASDILESDSDDDLVEDDDSS from the exons ATGGATAagagaaaattgaaatttaaaggTGGGTTGCACAAAAATTTAATAGGAAGTCAGATATCATCAAAAAATGGAACTCCTGAAACTAAAACTCAAAATAACAGACCTTCTACAAGTAAAACCTTATTGTTAAGTGGAAAAACGTTCTCAAGCCAAA GTCAAAGTAAATCATCGAACGATGAAACATTCTCGAATAGTAGTAAATCATTCAAGGAAGAAGGATCAGTACATAATATCAAAACATCGAAAAAAGATACATCGTCGCGTAAACGCAAGTTGTCAAACTTGAATGAATCAAGAAACaaagatgatgatgatgataatgATTTTGGACTTCCGTTAGCTGAAtctacaatattaaaaaaaaaacgagacgaTTCAAATATTGTACAAACAGAAtgtgaaaatgttaatcgcaaaagTACTTTAATTAATTCATCGATTACTTTACAGAATAATGTTAGTGTAACTTCTAACACACAATGTAAATTTGTTGAATTTTTACAAGAATCAGGCATTAAATTAAATCCAATTGCTCCACATATGCTTA GTAAAGACATTGTAATAGTTAGACAAAAAATGAGAGaattattaaattcaaaaaaatatgaaaaaacaaaattaattgacTTAATGGAAAAGTATTTTGAGAATGAACAGAATTTTGAAAATGCACTGATCAATATGGAACTATTTGTTAATAATGAAGTATCGCACGTTTTACATAATTCATCTCTTATAAAAATCTTATTACAAGTTTCTGAATTACATCCAGAAATATATAGTAGCCTTTTGACTAAACTCAATGAATCTATACTGATGGT TGATTCCATTGAAACATTACCCTGGACTACTTCATTGTTACAACAATTCCGTTTCTTGGATGttgtaactaattctgatacttTAACTAATAGTTTAGAACAACTCTTAGAATCATGTCCTACATGGTTTCAAAGTGAATTAATTTTAGTTTTACCTGATATTGTGACTGATAAACAGCATCAAACTGTTGCTGAAATTTTGGATAAAGTATTAGAAGAGAACCCTGAAATAACAAGTTTAATTCTAAATTGTATGAGTAATCTAAATCTTGGAAAAGAATACTTGGATGAATAtaagaataaaatattaaacttgTTGAAAACAAACATAAAAACAAATGCCATACCAGCAGTTGTGAA ATTTGTTTTAGAAGACTGTTCAAATAtggatattttcaaaaaaaccTTAACAGTACTACGTAATATTGACATACAACCTCTTATTGGAGAAAAAGTTGTGGAATGTTATCAAAATCAGTTGAATATAGTTAATGCCTTAAAAATGAATATGCTTCTTTCCAAAAATATAGTAAATACAACAATTACAGTTATAAAAGATATTACCCAAGATCCAAAACCATTAGATGTCATTCTTTTGCttcttatattttcaataacagAGATAAAAAGGAAAAATGTTGAAACCATATTTAAACAACACATACGATCTGGTTTTTATAGAGCAAGTTTATTTAGTTCATTATATAACGACTATAAACAG GTCATACAGGAGTTACAGCCTGCAGCATTACAATTATCAAGTAATTTGCTAAAATCAGATGAACGTGTATTTATTGACTTTGCTATTGATTGGTTTCGCTTGCAGTTCATATGTCATaaagaaaatgtatttaaacAGCGTGAAATTTTAGAAAGAATCATATTTCTTATGGGCGATAATGATCAAACAGTGAAAAATGCTTTAGCATTTCTTTGTAAAATGGTAACAACAGAAGAAGAGAGACAATGTTTAGCACCGCATTGTAATCATCTTCGCATTTTACTTGAAAAGATGGATAATTTGGGTTTAGAAGAAGTTGGCACATTAAACGATTTATTGCAAAATTTATGCATAAATTCCAGTTCTATATCCGATGCTTTACGGGATGACCTCTTCATACTTCTTCAGAAACAGTTGTCTAACTTCAAACCACT AATAAAATGTAAAGGTGTCTTGGGAGCAGTTATGGCaataaaacatttaatgaaGAAAGCTGAAACTTCTAATACAGCTTATAACTTATTTA AGACAGCACTGAACAATGTCAAGAATTGCCCAAGATCACAAGCATTATTTTATGATCAATTAACAAGTATCATTTCTCAAACTCAAGAAACTGATATAGAGTTTATAACGAAACTTTCAAATTACATCGAAGAAGAATTTATTAACACAAATATGATTGAGAAACTCTGTTATAG TGGAGAGTTAGAAGCTAAATTTGGGTTGAACAGAGCAGAAGATGAACCACAAAATTGTGTTTTAacgtttgaaaataaaaaatatggtgCTATTGTaccaattttatttaaacttcTCAGAACTTGTTGCGCAAGACTTAGTAAAAATGGAAATTTAAATGCCATAGATTCTCTCTTAGGATGTGCAATATTAATGCCACAAAATTTTGACATAGCTGAAAATTCAATTATGGACTTAATAATATGTTGTATTAATTG gTTTCGAGAAGTAATTAATGGTTTTGTTATGCAAAAAGATAGCTTATTACGAAAGCAAGTAGTAAAGCGACTTGACAATTTGATATATTTACAAACCGAATTGAGTACATTGTTTTCTTTATGTGATACAAAATATCAACCATCTCCATGTTACTTCCACCATTTTCCAGTACcacaatttataaaaattgagaaaaaagttggaaagaaaggtaaaaaaagaaaaaaaggatctGAAGACAAATCTGTTAATTTAAGTGAAATTACAAGCTGGGAATTAGGTTCTTTAATTTGTTCTAAAAATCCaatgtattttagaagattGGATGCAACG ATAATACATCTGTTGGATATAAAACCAGAATTAAATTCAATACAATCTATAGATCATAGTATATCTGTGAAACAAGTATGTTTCATTATAAAAGAACTCCTGGGAATTTTTGAGCATGATAATAGTGAAAATTTTGTAAGAGACTTAATTGAGTTATTacctaaaatttgttcaaaATTAGGAGATATTGTGGACACTTTGAGAGAGAGTAGTGATGATCAAAATAAAGAAGCTGCCAGATTATTATTATGTCTcctaacaaaaatatttaactgGAAAGGATTTGAAAGTGTCACTTACAATCTGTTATTACGAG ATGGTTTACGAACTTTAGCATGTCAAGTAGATAAAAACAATGGTATGTTGCGATCTTGCAAAGAACTTGTTACAGAATCATGTAAATATTTTGAGTCTTTATCAGATATTGCTACGCAAATATCATTAGCTATTACATTAATTAATATGTGTCAATCATTAATGAAGCATTCTGAATCTTATACGaaggaaaataaagaaaaatatg CGAAAATGGCATTTGGATTTTTAAGTCTTCAATGGCCAGAAGACAAACAATTTAGTCCTCAGTATAAAATAGCAGTAATTGGATTATTAAATAGTTGGATTGATAACGAACCATTACCATTAAACACAGCAACACAAATTTTGGAATGGCTTCCAGATGAAACTTCGAAGTTAGTGAAACCTCAAGACTGTTTAAGTAGAATACCTTCGATAAAAAGAAATAACTTCCATTTCttatttaagaaaatatttGATGGTCTAATCAATGGTGTGAAAGTAGCACTACCGTTAATTAACAG AGATCCAAAAAGAATAGAATTATGGTTCGAAGTTGCAGCTAATGTTCAAAAATTAGTTCAAATATCTAAAACTTTAACtacaaaaaataatatattgatTTTTATGAAACATATGCCCAtgttattgaaatattttttaaactttgGAATGCCAATTCTTGAGTACAACTTAAAGTATCAAACGGATGATGTTaccaaaatattgaaaatgatGCAAG GAGGCACACGATATTTACACACAATATGTTGCGATAGTGCAGAAAAGAAAGATCTTACATTAACAAAACACATTCCTGCTGCCAAGTCTGTACTAGAAAGATTACTTTATAGTGTAAAAGGAATGTTGGTACTTAATAATAGCCCTGCTGCCTTTTGGATGGGTAACcttcttaataaaaatttagaagGTCAAGAAATCCTCTCACAG AGTGTATCGTCAGAAGGAAGTACTTTACCGAATTCTGATATTACTGATGATTTAGCTAACGTAGCATCGGATATATTAGAGAGTGATTCAGATGATGATCTTGTTGAAGATGATGACTcatcataa
- the Fancd2 gene encoding fancd2 isoform X2: MRELLNSKKYEKTKLIDLMEKYFENEQNFENALINMELFVNNEVSHVLHNSSLIKILLQVSELHPEIYSSLLTKLNESILMVDSIETLPWTTSLLQQFRFLDVVTNSDTLTNSLEQLLESCPTWFQSELILVLPDIVTDKQHQTVAEILDKVLEENPEITSLILNCMSNLNLGKEYLDEYKNKILNLLKTNIKTNAIPAVVKFVLEDCSNMDIFKKTLTVLRNIDIQPLIGEKVVECYQNQLNIVNALKMNMLLSKNIVNTTITVIKDITQDPKPLDVILLLLIFSITEIKRKNVETIFKQHIRSGFYRASLFSSLYNDYKQVIQELQPAALQLSSNLLKSDERVFIDFAIDWFRLQFICHKENVFKQREILERIIFLMGDNDQTVKNALAFLCKMVTTEEERQCLAPHCNHLRILLEKMDNLGLEEVGTLNDLLQNLCINSSSISDALRDDLFILLQKQLSNFKPLIKCKGVLGAVMAIKHLMKKAETSNTAYNLFKTALNNVKNCPRSQALFYDQLTSIISQTQETDIEFITKLSNYIEEEFINTNMIEKLCYSGELEAKFGLNRAEDEPQNCVLTFENKKYGAIVPILFKLLRTCCARLSKNGNLNAIDSLLGCAILMPQNFDIAENSIMDLIICCINWFREVINGFVMQKDSLLRKQVVKRLDNLIYLQTELSTLFSLCDTKYQPSPCYFHHFPVPQFIKIEKKVGKKGKKRKKGSEDKSVNLSEITSWELGSLICSKNPMYFRRLDATIIHLLDIKPELNSIQSIDHSISVKQVCFIIKELLGIFEHDNSENFVRDLIELLPKICSKLGDIVDTLRESSDDQNKEAARLLLCLLTKIFNWKGFESVTYNLLLRDGLRTLACQVDKNNGMLRSCKELVTESCKYFESLSDIATQISLAITLINMCQSLMKHSESYTKENKEKYAKMAFGFLSLQWPEDKQFSPQYKIAVIGLLNSWIDNEPLPLNTATQILEWLPDETSKLVKPQDCLSRIPSIKRNNFHFLFKKIFDGLINGVKVALPLINRDPKRIELWFEVAANVQKLVQISKTLTTKNNILIFMKHMPMLLKYFLNFGMPILEYNLKYQTDDVTKILKMMQGGTRYLHTICCDSAEKKDLTLTKHIPAAKSVLERLLYSVKGMLVLNNSPAAFWMGNLLNKNLEGQEILSQSVSSEGSTLPNSDITDDLANVASDILESDSDDDLVEDDDSS, translated from the exons ATGAGAGaattattaaattcaaaaaaatatgaaaaaacaaaattaattgacTTAATGGAAAAGTATTTTGAGAATGAACAGAATTTTGAAAATGCACTGATCAATATGGAACTATTTGTTAATAATGAAGTATCGCACGTTTTACATAATTCATCTCTTATAAAAATCTTATTACAAGTTTCTGAATTACATCCAGAAATATATAGTAGCCTTTTGACTAAACTCAATGAATCTATACTGATGGT TGATTCCATTGAAACATTACCCTGGACTACTTCATTGTTACAACAATTCCGTTTCTTGGATGttgtaactaattctgatacttTAACTAATAGTTTAGAACAACTCTTAGAATCATGTCCTACATGGTTTCAAAGTGAATTAATTTTAGTTTTACCTGATATTGTGACTGATAAACAGCATCAAACTGTTGCTGAAATTTTGGATAAAGTATTAGAAGAGAACCCTGAAATAACAAGTTTAATTCTAAATTGTATGAGTAATCTAAATCTTGGAAAAGAATACTTGGATGAATAtaagaataaaatattaaacttgTTGAAAACAAACATAAAAACAAATGCCATACCAGCAGTTGTGAA ATTTGTTTTAGAAGACTGTTCAAATAtggatattttcaaaaaaaccTTAACAGTACTACGTAATATTGACATACAACCTCTTATTGGAGAAAAAGTTGTGGAATGTTATCAAAATCAGTTGAATATAGTTAATGCCTTAAAAATGAATATGCTTCTTTCCAAAAATATAGTAAATACAACAATTACAGTTATAAAAGATATTACCCAAGATCCAAAACCATTAGATGTCATTCTTTTGCttcttatattttcaataacagAGATAAAAAGGAAAAATGTTGAAACCATATTTAAACAACACATACGATCTGGTTTTTATAGAGCAAGTTTATTTAGTTCATTATATAACGACTATAAACAG GTCATACAGGAGTTACAGCCTGCAGCATTACAATTATCAAGTAATTTGCTAAAATCAGATGAACGTGTATTTATTGACTTTGCTATTGATTGGTTTCGCTTGCAGTTCATATGTCATaaagaaaatgtatttaaacAGCGTGAAATTTTAGAAAGAATCATATTTCTTATGGGCGATAATGATCAAACAGTGAAAAATGCTTTAGCATTTCTTTGTAAAATGGTAACAACAGAAGAAGAGAGACAATGTTTAGCACCGCATTGTAATCATCTTCGCATTTTACTTGAAAAGATGGATAATTTGGGTTTAGAAGAAGTTGGCACATTAAACGATTTATTGCAAAATTTATGCATAAATTCCAGTTCTATATCCGATGCTTTACGGGATGACCTCTTCATACTTCTTCAGAAACAGTTGTCTAACTTCAAACCACT AATAAAATGTAAAGGTGTCTTGGGAGCAGTTATGGCaataaaacatttaatgaaGAAAGCTGAAACTTCTAATACAGCTTATAACTTATTTA AGACAGCACTGAACAATGTCAAGAATTGCCCAAGATCACAAGCATTATTTTATGATCAATTAACAAGTATCATTTCTCAAACTCAAGAAACTGATATAGAGTTTATAACGAAACTTTCAAATTACATCGAAGAAGAATTTATTAACACAAATATGATTGAGAAACTCTGTTATAG TGGAGAGTTAGAAGCTAAATTTGGGTTGAACAGAGCAGAAGATGAACCACAAAATTGTGTTTTAacgtttgaaaataaaaaatatggtgCTATTGTaccaattttatttaaacttcTCAGAACTTGTTGCGCAAGACTTAGTAAAAATGGAAATTTAAATGCCATAGATTCTCTCTTAGGATGTGCAATATTAATGCCACAAAATTTTGACATAGCTGAAAATTCAATTATGGACTTAATAATATGTTGTATTAATTG gTTTCGAGAAGTAATTAATGGTTTTGTTATGCAAAAAGATAGCTTATTACGAAAGCAAGTAGTAAAGCGACTTGACAATTTGATATATTTACAAACCGAATTGAGTACATTGTTTTCTTTATGTGATACAAAATATCAACCATCTCCATGTTACTTCCACCATTTTCCAGTACcacaatttataaaaattgagaaaaaagttggaaagaaaggtaaaaaaagaaaaaaaggatctGAAGACAAATCTGTTAATTTAAGTGAAATTACAAGCTGGGAATTAGGTTCTTTAATTTGTTCTAAAAATCCaatgtattttagaagattGGATGCAACG ATAATACATCTGTTGGATATAAAACCAGAATTAAATTCAATACAATCTATAGATCATAGTATATCTGTGAAACAAGTATGTTTCATTATAAAAGAACTCCTGGGAATTTTTGAGCATGATAATAGTGAAAATTTTGTAAGAGACTTAATTGAGTTATTacctaaaatttgttcaaaATTAGGAGATATTGTGGACACTTTGAGAGAGAGTAGTGATGATCAAAATAAAGAAGCTGCCAGATTATTATTATGTCTcctaacaaaaatatttaactgGAAAGGATTTGAAAGTGTCACTTACAATCTGTTATTACGAG ATGGTTTACGAACTTTAGCATGTCAAGTAGATAAAAACAATGGTATGTTGCGATCTTGCAAAGAACTTGTTACAGAATCATGTAAATATTTTGAGTCTTTATCAGATATTGCTACGCAAATATCATTAGCTATTACATTAATTAATATGTGTCAATCATTAATGAAGCATTCTGAATCTTATACGaaggaaaataaagaaaaatatg CGAAAATGGCATTTGGATTTTTAAGTCTTCAATGGCCAGAAGACAAACAATTTAGTCCTCAGTATAAAATAGCAGTAATTGGATTATTAAATAGTTGGATTGATAACGAACCATTACCATTAAACACAGCAACACAAATTTTGGAATGGCTTCCAGATGAAACTTCGAAGTTAGTGAAACCTCAAGACTGTTTAAGTAGAATACCTTCGATAAAAAGAAATAACTTCCATTTCttatttaagaaaatatttGATGGTCTAATCAATGGTGTGAAAGTAGCACTACCGTTAATTAACAG AGATCCAAAAAGAATAGAATTATGGTTCGAAGTTGCAGCTAATGTTCAAAAATTAGTTCAAATATCTAAAACTTTAACtacaaaaaataatatattgatTTTTATGAAACATATGCCCAtgttattgaaatattttttaaactttgGAATGCCAATTCTTGAGTACAACTTAAAGTATCAAACGGATGATGTTaccaaaatattgaaaatgatGCAAG GAGGCACACGATATTTACACACAATATGTTGCGATAGTGCAGAAAAGAAAGATCTTACATTAACAAAACACATTCCTGCTGCCAAGTCTGTACTAGAAAGATTACTTTATAGTGTAAAAGGAATGTTGGTACTTAATAATAGCCCTGCTGCCTTTTGGATGGGTAACcttcttaataaaaatttagaagGTCAAGAAATCCTCTCACAG AGTGTATCGTCAGAAGGAAGTACTTTACCGAATTCTGATATTACTGATGATTTAGCTAACGTAGCATCGGATATATTAGAGAGTGATTCAGATGATGATCTTGTTGAAGATGATGACTcatcataa
- the Tango2 gene encoding transport and golgi organization 2: MCILFIYRNLDADSESYRLILAANRDEYFKRPALLAHYWKNHPECLGGTDMEPGKEGGTWIALSITGKAGAILNLSNEEDSTDIPKKGRGFLIPNFITSNDSAISYLEKLHKENQNEQPYNPYLLILIDLHNANIEYLSSSTKSTGPSSSQDAVLGFSNSGLNVPYKKVDGGKEKFKNIVNNVKVSEQADLIEKLLKFLKSKEKYLPDPELKKRSPTMYEKLSSIFVSGSEYCTRTHSILLVNGSGEMTFIEETLMPDLTWKRQIFNNILRKNK; encoded by the exons ATGTGTATACTATTTATTTATCGCAATCTTGATGCTGATTCCGAGTCTTACCGATTAATTTTGGCTGCAAATCGTGATGAATACTTTAAACGTCCTGCATTACTAGCTCATTATTGGAAAAATCATCCAGAATGTTTGGGAg GTACTGATATGGAACCTGGTAAAGAAGGTGGAACCTGGATAGCTCTGTCAATAACAGGAAAGGCTGGAGCtattttaaatttatctaaTGAAGAAGATTCAACTGACATTCCAAAAAAGGGGCGAGGTTTTTTAATACCTAATTTTATAACTTCAAATGATTCTGCAATTTCATACTTAGAGAAATTACATAAAGAAAATCAAAATGAAcaaccatataatccatatcttTTGATTTTAATTGATTTACA caatGCAAATATTGAATACCTTAGTAGTTCTACAAAATCAACAGGACCTTCTTCAAGTCAGGATGCTGTACTAGGGTTTAGTAATAGTGGCCTCAATGTACCTTACAAGAAGGTTGATggaggaaaagaaaaattcaaaaatattgttaataatGTTAAAGTATCAGAGCAAGCAGATCTAATTGAAAAGCttctaaaatttttaaagtCAAAAGAAAA ATATCTACCGGATCCAGAATTAAAAAAACGATCTCCTACAATGTACGAAAAATTAAGTTCTATTTTTGTATCTGGCAGTGAATACTGTACACGAACTCATTCTATACTGCTAGTTAATGGAAGTGGTGAGATGACATTTATCGAAGAAACGCTTATGCCGGATTTAACGTGGAAGCGCCAGATATTCAATAACATCTTAAGAAAAAATAAGTAG